From one Gemmobacter sp. genomic stretch:
- a CDS encoding leucyl aminopeptidase, whose protein sequence is MNSPVAIQFLPADAEPLAGHAGRIVLLTGPELRGALARQLSRLTRGAVGRAVASPAFARLKPGEGMDLPWPAGIAAEAVQLVKLDARADLPTARKAGATIGARLGEGDALVLAAGIARAHEVAFGLALRAYRFAERKSEPAKPWGAVRMMVSNPEAVAAKAGPMAAVAEGVFFTRDLVSEPSNILTTHDFAARLAAMQELGLDIEILEEGALEKLGMHTLLAVGMGSESPSKVVVMRWQGGRDEAPLALVGKGVCFDSGGISLKPAAGMEDMTMDMGGAAVVAGVMRTLALRKARANVVGLVGLVENMPSGRAQRPGDVVTSMKGDTIQVTNTDAEGRLVLADVLWYAQERFKPSGIIDLATLTGAVIIALGHENTGVFSNHDAFCDEFLKAARAEGEGAWRLPLGEAYDAKLKSDIADIRNSTGARDAGSIVAACFLQRFVKPEMPWIHLDIAGTALTKSDTAFAPKGATGWGVRAINRLIATREG, encoded by the coding sequence ATGAACAGCCCCGTCGCCATCCAGTTCCTGCCCGCCGATGCCGAACCGCTGGCCGGCCACGCCGGCCGCATCGTCCTGCTGACGGGGCCCGAACTGCGCGGCGCGCTGGCCCGGCAGCTGTCGCGGCTGACCAGGGGGGCCGTGGGCCGCGCCGTGGCCTCGCCCGCCTTTGCCCGGCTGAAACCCGGCGAAGGCATGGATCTGCCCTGGCCCGCCGGCATCGCCGCCGAGGCGGTGCAGCTGGTGAAACTGGATGCCCGCGCCGATCTGCCCACCGCGCGCAAGGCCGGCGCCACCATCGGCGCCCGGCTGGGCGAAGGCGATGCGCTGGTGCTGGCCGCCGGCATCGCCCGGGCGCACGAGGTGGCCTTTGGCCTTGCGCTGCGCGCCTACCGCTTTGCCGAACGCAAGTCCGAACCGGCCAAACCCTGGGGCGCCGTGCGCATGATGGTGTCGAACCCCGAGGCGGTCGCGGCCAAGGCCGGCCCGATGGCGGCCGTCGCCGAAGGCGTGTTCTTTACCCGCGACCTGGTGTCCGAACCCTCGAACATCCTGACCACGCATGATTTCGCCGCCCGGCTTGCCGCCATGCAGGAACTGGGTCTGGATATCGAGATCCTCGAAGAAGGCGCGCTGGAAAAGCTGGGCATGCACACGCTGCTGGCCGTGGGCATGGGGTCGGAAAGCCCCTCCAAGGTGGTGGTCATGCGCTGGCAGGGCGGCCGGGACGAAGCGCCGCTGGCGCTGGTCGGCAAGGGGGTCTGCTTCGATTCCGGCGGCATCTCGCTGAAACCGGCGGCGGGGATGGAGGATATGACCATGGACATGGGCGGCGCCGCCGTCGTGGCCGGGGTCATGCGCACGCTGGCCCTGCGCAAGGCGCGCGCGAATGTGGTCGGGCTGGTCGGGCTGGTGGAAAACATGCCCTCGGGCCGCGCGCAGCGACCGGGCGACGTGGTCACCTCGATGAAGGGCGACACGATCCAGGTCACCAATACCGATGCCGAAGGGCGCCTCGTGCTGGCCGATGTGCTGTGGTATGCGCAGGAACGCTTCAAGCCGTCGGGGATCATCGACCTGGCCACGCTGACCGGCGCGGTGATCATCGCGCTGGGGCATGAAAACACCGGCGTGTTTTCCAACCACGATGCGTTCTGCGACGAATTCCTGAAAGCCGCCAGGGCCGAAGGCGAAGGTGCCTGGCGCCTGCCGCTGGGCGAGGCTTACGATGCCAAGCTGAAATCCGACATCGCCGATATCCGCAATTCCACCGGCGCCCGCGATGCCGGGTCCATCGTGGCGGCCTGCTTCCTGCAACGCTTCGTGAAACCGGAGATGCCCTGGATCCACCTGGATATCGCCGGCACCGCGCTGACCAAATCGGACACCGCCTTTGCCCCCAAGGGCGCCACCGGCTGGGGCGTGCGCGCCATCAACCGCCTGATCGCCACGCGCGAGGGGTAA
- the rpe gene encoding ribulose-phosphate 3-epimerase, translating to MAFDRSIKIAPSILSADFADFGREIRAVEDQGADWVHVDVMDGHFVPNLTFGPPAVAAFRKHVRTVMDVHLMIAPVDPYIEAFANAGADIITAHVEAGPHIHRTLQAIRATGKKAGVALNPGTPAEAVAHLLDLADLICVMTVNPGFGGQKFIDMTGKVRQLRVMIGDRPVHIEIDGGVDTATAPGLVAAGADVLVAGSAVFKGGSVDKAAVYGANIAAIRAAATGALAG from the coding sequence ATGGCCTTTGACCGTTCCATCAAGATCGCGCCGTCGATCCTGTCCGCCGATTTCGCCGATTTCGGGCGCGAGATCCGGGCGGTCGAGGATCAGGGGGCGGACTGGGTGCATGTCGACGTGATGGACGGGCATTTCGTGCCCAACCTCACCTTTGGCCCGCCGGCGGTGGCGGCGTTCCGCAAGCATGTGCGCACGGTGATGGACGTGCATCTGATGATCGCGCCGGTCGATCCCTATATCGAGGCCTTTGCCAATGCCGGCGCCGATATCATCACCGCCCATGTCGAGGCCGGGCCGCATATCCACCGCACCTTGCAGGCCATTCGCGCAACCGGGAAGAAGGCCGGCGTGGCGCTGAACCCGGGCACCCCGGCCGAGGCGGTGGCGCATCTGCTGGATCTGGCCGACCTGATCTGCGTGATGACGGTGAACCCCGGCTTTGGCGGGCAGAAGTTCATCGACATGACGGGCAAGGTGCGCCAGTTGCGCGTGATGATCGGCGACCGCCCGGTGCATATCGAGATCGACGGCGGGGTCGATACCGCCACGGCGCCGGGGCTGGTGGCGGCGGGGGCCGATGTGCTGGTGGCCGGATCGGCGGTGTTCAAGGGCGGCTCGGTGGACAAGGCGGCCGTCTATGGCGCGAACATTGCCGCGATCCGCGCGGCGGCGACCGGCGCGCTGGCCGGCTGA
- the lptF gene encoding LPS export ABC transporter permease LptF, with protein sequence MSRFDRYLLSQLLMLFGFFSLVLVAVYWVNRAVSLFDQLIGDGQTALVFLELTALSLPNVIRMVVPVAAFAASAYVTNRLSTESELVVMQATGFSAFRLARPVLAFGLIVAAMMAVLVHVLVPASRVTLDARQAAIAENVTARFLRAGEFQFPADGVSFYIREITELGELRDIFLSDGRSSTSRTSYTARRALLARSDSGPKLVLFEGMAQTLTLDEQRLAVTRFENFTYDLGAILSPSALGIRDEASLTTPALLRAGAAEQALTGQSRALLLYEGHNRLAQPFLATVAALIGFSALMVGAFSRFGLWKQLLGGSVGLVVVQMVANSAETLGVRDERLWPLVWAAPLVGAALTLFLLWLSQRPHGLFRRRGAA encoded by the coding sequence CTGTCGCGATTCGACAGATACCTGCTGTCGCAACTGCTGATGCTGTTCGGCTTCTTCTCGCTTGTGCTGGTGGCAGTCTATTGGGTCAACCGCGCCGTATCGCTGTTCGATCAGCTGATCGGCGATGGCCAGACCGCGCTGGTATTCCTGGAACTGACGGCGCTGTCCCTGCCCAATGTGATCCGCATGGTGGTGCCGGTGGCGGCCTTTGCCGCCTCGGCCTATGTGACGAACCGGCTCAGCACGGAATCCGAACTGGTGGTGATGCAGGCGACCGGGTTTTCCGCCTTTCGGCTGGCGCGGCCGGTGCTGGCATTCGGGCTGATCGTGGCCGCCATGATGGCGGTTCTGGTGCATGTGCTGGTGCCCGCCAGCCGGGTGACGCTGGATGCCCGGCAAGCGGCGATTGCGGAAAACGTCACCGCGCGGTTCCTGCGGGCAGGCGAATTCCAGTTCCCCGCCGATGGCGTCAGCTTCTATATCCGCGAAATCACCGAGTTGGGCGAGCTGCGCGACATCTTCCTGTCGGATGGCCGGTCGTCCACCAGCCGCACCAGCTATACCGCCAGGCGCGCGCTGCTGGCGCGGTCGGACAGCGGGCCGAAGCTGGTGCTGTTCGAGGGCATGGCGCAGACCCTGACGCTGGACGAGCAGCGGCTGGCGGTGACGCGGTTCGAGAATTTCACCTATGACCTGGGCGCGATCCTGTCGCCATCGGCCTTGGGGATCCGGGACGAGGCGTCGCTGACCACCCCGGCCCTGCTGCGCGCGGGCGCGGCGGAACAGGCGCTGACCGGACAGTCGCGCGCGCTGCTGCTGTACGAGGGGCACAACCGGCTGGCCCAGCCGTTCCTGGCCACGGTGGCCGCGCTGATCGGGTTTTCGGCGCTGATGGTCGGCGCCTTCAGCCGGTTCGGGCTGTGGAAACAGCTGCTGGGCGGATCCGTCGGGCTGGTGGTGGTGCAGATGGTGGCGAACAGCGCCGAAACGCTGGGCGTGCGGGACGAACGGTTGTGGCCGCTGGTCTGGGCCGCGCCGCTGGTGGGGGCGGCGCTGACGCTGTTCCTGCTGTGGCTGTCGCAGCGCCCGCACGGGCTGTTCCGGCGCAGGGGGGCGGCATGA
- a CDS encoding 2-keto-4-pentenoate hydratase translates to MTDTIRDRAASLLAAYDAGAPHAPLTDADPGLTIPQAYAIAADLMARRVARGERVAGWKIGFTNRTIWDEYDVHAPIWGPMYAGGLVAAGPGTTDLRISHLHEPRIEPEIAFRMARTPTPDMDEAALLASIDAVAHGVEIVQSSFPGWRFRPVDTMASGALHGAYAHGPWVPVTDPARWLADLAAFGMTLRCDDGTRDHGVAANVLDGPLSALRHFVRGLADCPHGRGIEPGDIITTGTVTRAFPVAPGQVWSTALEGLPLPGLTLRCV, encoded by the coding sequence ATGACCGACACCATCCGCGACCGCGCCGCCAGCCTGCTGGCCGCCTATGATGCCGGGGCGCCCCATGCGCCCCTGACCGATGCCGACCCCGGCCTGACCATTCCGCAGGCCTATGCCATTGCCGCCGACTTGATGGCGCGGCGCGTGGCGCGGGGGGAACGGGTGGCGGGCTGGAAGATCGGCTTTACCAACCGCACGATCTGGGACGAATACGATGTGCATGCCCCGATCTGGGGCCCGATGTATGCCGGAGGGCTGGTTGCCGCCGGCCCCGGCACCACCGATCTGCGCATATCCCACCTGCACGAGCCGCGGATCGAACCCGAGATCGCCTTTCGCATGGCCCGCACCCCGACCCCGGATATGGACGAGGCGGCGCTGCTTGCCTCTATCGACGCGGTGGCGCATGGGGTCGAGATCGTGCAATCCTCGTTCCCCGGCTGGCGGTTCCGCCCGGTGGATACCATGGCCTCTGGGGCGCTGCATGGCGCCTATGCGCATGGTCCCTGGGTGCCGGTCACCGATCCGGCGCGCTGGCTGGCAGACCTTGCGGCCTTCGGCATGACCCTGCGCTGCGATGATGGCACCCGGGATCATGGCGTGGCCGCCAATGTGCTGGATGGCCCGCTGTCGGCGCTGCGCCATTTCGTGCGCGGGCTGGCCGATTGCCCGCATGGCCGCGGGATCGAGCCGGGCGACATCATCACCACCGGCACCGTGACGCGCGCCTTTCCGGTGGCGCCGGGGCAGGTCTGGTCCACCGCGCTGGAGGGGCTGCCACTGCCGGGCCTGACCCTGCGCTGCGTCTGA
- a CDS encoding peptidylprolyl isomerase produces the protein MRQTLVAATALLAAMLAVATPGPAVAQSSAFAPKVLVDGKVITFYEYEQRLRFMTLLNAPGDLPKEAEKSLIEDRLRMIAAERLKIRVTPDQITAGMTEFAGRFEMQPEEFVSILEQNGVAGATFRDFVHAGLAWREVVRAKFGPTAMASIYEPEIDRAMSALTQKGTTRVLLSEIIVPAAKRNLASELSQGLRGEGAFAAAARQHSLGPTAADGGRVGWRNVAVMPQAAIGALDGLEAGQVSPPVRLPDGRYAVYLLRQVELREALTPQTTAVDYARLVLAGAGTPATEATVASIRSRVTRCTDLETWGTVNRSTVAQPSVPRDVAARLAALDENEMQIYAEGGAQVVLMLCSRRVAGEGEPDRDAVRGRLVDQRVAGEADLYLQQLRSNAHIRRP, from the coding sequence ATGCGCCAGACCCTCGTTGCCGCCACCGCCCTTCTGGCCGCCATGCTTGCCGTGGCCACGCCCGGGCCTGCCGTTGCCCAAAGCTCGGCCTTTGCGCCCAAGGTGCTGGTCGATGGCAAGGTCATCACCTTTTACGAATACGAACAGCGCCTGCGCTTCATGACGCTGCTGAACGCCCCCGGCGATCTGCCGAAAGAGGCGGAAAAGTCGCTGATCGAAGACCGGCTGCGCATGATCGCCGCCGAACGGCTGAAAATCCGCGTCACGCCTGACCAGATCACCGCCGGCATGACCGAATTTGCCGGCCGGTTCGAAATGCAGCCCGAGGAATTCGTCAGCATCCTGGAACAGAACGGCGTCGCCGGCGCCACCTTCCGCGATTTCGTCCATGCCGGCCTTGCCTGGCGCGAGGTGGTGCGCGCCAAGTTCGGCCCCACGGCCATGGCCTCGATCTATGAACCCGAGATCGACCGCGCGATGTCGGCCCTGACGCAAAAGGGCACCACGCGGGTGCTGCTTTCGGAAATCATCGTGCCGGCCGCCAAGCGCAACCTGGCATCGGAACTGTCGCAGGGGCTGCGCGGCGAAGGCGCCTTTGCCGCCGCTGCTCGCCAGCATTCGCTGGGCCCGACGGCGGCCGATGGGGGCCGCGTGGGCTGGCGCAACGTGGCGGTGATGCCGCAGGCGGCGATCGGCGCGCTGGACGGGCTGGAGGCCGGGCAGGTTTCGCCCCCGGTGCGGCTGCCCGACGGGCGCTATGCCGTTTATCTGCTGCGGCAGGTGGAACTGCGCGAAGCGCTGACGCCGCAGACCACGGCGGTGGATTATGCCCGGCTGGTGCTGGCCGGCGCCGGCACCCCGGCGACCGAGGCGACAGTGGCCAGCATCCGGTCGCGTGTGACGCGCTGCACCGATCTGGAAACCTGGGGCACGGTCAACCGCAGCACGGTGGCGCAACCCTCGGTGCCGCGCGATGTGGCGGCGCGGCTGGCGGCGCTGGATGAAAACGAGATGCAGATCTACGCCGAAGGCGGCGCGCAGGTGGTGCTGATGCTGTGTTCGCGCCGCGTGGCCGGCGAAGGCGAGCCTGACCGCGATGCGGTGCGCGGCCGGCTGGTCGACCAGCGCGTGGCCGGCGAGGCGGATTTGTATCTGCAACAGCTGCGCTCCAACGCGCATATCCGCCGGCCGTGA
- a CDS encoding DNA polymerase III subunit chi: MGHALFFHLTRSSAEDVVRLNVTRALGLGWRVVIRSPDRPTLERLDERLWLHPEDSFLPHGMAGTPQDADQPVLLTQGPAIPNGARALLALDGAPVTVDEIAALERCWIVFDGGDPAAMEIARSQWRDLTGAGAEAEYWSEASGRWQMQTAKRKN; this comes from the coding sequence ATGGGCCACGCGCTGTTCTTTCACCTCACCCGGTCGTCGGCCGAGGATGTGGTGCGCCTGAACGTCACCCGCGCGCTGGGGCTGGGCTGGCGCGTGGTGATCCGCAGCCCCGACCGCCCGACGCTGGAGCGGCTGGACGAACGGCTGTGGCTGCACCCCGAAGACAGCTTCCTGCCCCATGGCATGGCCGGCACCCCGCAGGATGCCGACCAGCCGGTGCTGCTGACGCAAGGGCCGGCCATCCCGAACGGCGCCCGCGCGCTGCTGGCGCTGGATGGCGCGCCGGTGACGGTTGACGAAATCGCGGCGCTGGAACGGTGCTGGATCGTGTTCGATGGCGGCGACCCCGCCGCAATGGAAATCGCCCGCAGCCAGTGGCGCGACCTGACCGGCGCAGGGGCCGAGGCGGAATACTGGTCCGAAGCTTCGGGTCGCTGGCAGATGCAGACGGCAAAGCGCAAGAACTGA
- a CDS encoding NnrU family protein, which produces MPPPATIGRLAVWHLPAHPCGMDWIEFALAMLAFLASHRIPALAGLRGRVVARIGAWGYMVLFSAVSLLLLWWLVAAAGRAPFVPLWDQQPWHRWAVNLAMPLAILLAALGTGAANPFAFEGRAQGFDPARPGIAGITRQPLLWALALWSGAHLLVNGDLAHVLLFGPFLAMALAGMPLVERRRRRAMGPAEWARLTVHTALVPVTLSRRWPSPPWARLGLAVLVWAAVLHLHGPVIGVLPLP; this is translated from the coding sequence TTGCCCCCGCCTGCGACCATCGGGCGGCTTGCAGTTTGGCACCTGCCGGCGCATCCCTGTGGCATGGACTGGATCGAATTCGCCCTTGCCATGCTGGCCTTCCTCGCCTCGCATCGTATCCCCGCGCTGGCGGGGCTGCGGGGGCGCGTCGTCGCGCGGATCGGTGCGTGGGGGTATATGGTGCTGTTTTCGGCCGTTTCGCTGCTGCTGCTGTGGTGGCTGGTCGCGGCGGCGGGGCGGGCGCCCTTTGTGCCGTTGTGGGATCAGCAGCCCTGGCACCGCTGGGCGGTCAATCTGGCGATGCCGCTGGCCATCCTGCTTGCGGCGCTTGGCACCGGCGCCGCGAATCCCTTTGCCTTCGAGGGCCGGGCGCAGGGGTTCGATCCGGCGCGGCCGGGCATCGCCGGCATCACGCGGCAACCGCTGCTCTGGGCGCTGGCGCTGTGGTCGGGGGCGCATCTGCTGGTCAATGGCGATCTGGCGCATGTCCTGCTGTTCGGGCCGTTCCTGGCCATGGCGCTGGCCGGGATGCCGCTGGTGGAACGCCGCCGCCGCCGTGCGATGGGGCCGGCCGAATGGGCGCGGCTGACGGTGCATACCGCGCTGGTCCCTGTCACCTTGTCACGCCGCTGGCCATCGCCGCCCTGGGCGCGGCTGGGGTTGGCGGTGCTGGTCTGGGCGGCGGTCCTGCATCTGCACGGGCCGGTCATCGGCGTCTTGCCCTTGCCCTGA
- the lptG gene encoding LPS export ABC transporter permease LptG: MKLGLYLARRFLLSVAIVAGVFAGILLLIDMVEQIRRFSGNPDVGLGLALQISALNLPAGLYRILPLVVMLGAVAMFLALARSSELVVIRAAGRSAIRALVAPAVAAIVLGVAAVGLLNPMVAATARVADDLAASLARTGGQSVLSLSQEGLWLRQGSAEGQTVIRAARANLDGTHLFGVTFLTFAPDGQPVSRIEADEAVLTPGAWTLNRIKEWPLATANPETSATRTDSRSLPTDLTADRIRESFSAPDAVAIWDLPAFIAGLERAGFSAQKHRVWLQRELALPLTLAAMVLLAAGFTMRHVRFGRSGTMVLMAVLAGFAMFFLRNFAQVLGENGQIPVALAAWAPPAVALMASLGLLLHLEDG; the protein is encoded by the coding sequence ATGAAGCTGGGGCTGTATCTGGCGCGGCGGTTCCTGCTGTCGGTCGCCATCGTGGCGGGGGTGTTCGCAGGGATCCTGCTGCTGATCGACATGGTGGAACAGATCCGGCGGTTTTCCGGCAACCCGGACGTGGGTCTGGGGCTGGCGCTGCAAATCTCGGCGCTGAACCTGCCGGCGGGGCTGTATCGCATCCTGCCGCTGGTGGTGATGCTGGGCGCGGTGGCGATGTTCCTGGCGCTGGCGCGGTCGTCGGAACTGGTGGTGATCCGCGCCGCCGGCCGGTCTGCCATCCGGGCGCTGGTGGCGCCTGCGGTGGCGGCGATCGTGCTGGGGGTGGCGGCGGTGGGGCTGCTGAACCCGATGGTGGCGGCGACGGCGCGGGTGGCCGATGATCTGGCCGCCTCGCTGGCGCGCACCGGCGGCCAGTCGGTGCTGTCGCTGAGCCAGGAGGGGCTGTGGCTGCGCCAGGGCAGCGCCGAGGGGCAGACGGTGATCCGCGCCGCCCGCGCCAATCTGGACGGCACGCATCTGTTCGGCGTCACCTTCCTGACCTTTGCCCCCGATGGCCAGCCGGTGTCCCGGATCGAGGCCGACGAGGCCGTGCTGACCCCCGGCGCCTGGACGCTGAACCGCATCAAGGAATGGCCGCTGGCCACCGCCAATCCCGAAACCTCGGCCACCCGCACCGACAGCCGCAGCCTGCCCACCGACCTGACCGCCGACCGCATCCGCGAAAGTTTCTCGGCCCCCGACGCAGTGGCGATCTGGGATCTGCCGGCCTTCATCGCCGGGCTGGAACGCGCAGGCTTTTCGGCGCAAAAGCACCGGGTCTGGCTGCAGCGGGAACTGGCGCTGCCGTTGACCCTTGCGGCCATGGTGCTGCTTGCGGCAGGATTCACGATGCGGCATGTCCGGTTCGGCCGGTCGGGCACGATGGTTCTGATGGCGGTTCTGGCGGGGTTCGCGATGTTCTTCCTGCGCAACTTCGCGCAAGTCCTTGGCGAAAATGGGCAAATCCCGGTGGCCCTGGCCGCCTGGGCGCCGCCTGCCGTGGCGCTGATGGCATCGCTTGGCCTGTTGCTGCACCTGGAGGACGGCTGA
- a CDS encoding LPS-assembly protein LptD: MRTRPLAALILALGLALSGPARAQGDSPATLVADRVQIAGDRTLVAQGNVEVLYRDTRLRAASVTYDRTTGALAIAGPIVLTDDKGSVVLADAAQLSDDLRDGILTSARMVMDRQMQIAAAEMQRLGGRHTVLSKAVASSCHVCAANPTPLWEIRARRIIHDSQERQIYFDNAQLRLAGVPVFWLPHLRIPDPTLDRATGFLMPRLVSTSRLGTGVQLPYFIRLGQSRDLTLTPFLASKDVKSLSFRYRQAFRGGELAVTGALSNDRVVAGQRGWLATEGRFNLRGGFELKFAGEMISDPAYFRDYGLADKDRLDSSLVISRTRVDEHIGGRLAHVHSIRAGDVNGELPQLSADVGWIRRLAMPGIGGTATLAFESHAHRRTSDIDGIKGRDVARATLSAFWRRDWLGPAGILAAVEAGATMDLHRIAQDSTWSGHVTTVTPAALAELRWPWARVDGRGNSDVIEPVVQLVWSRLATANHVPNEDSTLVEFDEGNLFGFSRFSGADRREGGSRVNAGLQWTRVSADGWNVVASAGRVYRLSGTGQFTAASGLGGRTSDWVTALHLAAPNGALFQGRAVFDNRFDLARGEMRLAVLRDRYDLAAGWLWAEADAAESRLTDTSEWVLDGRLKLASGWNARASTRHDFRAQRTTAAELGLEFINECMRVDLTVKRAFTSSTSVQPSTSFGLSVDLLGFGNASAGGTASKTCRY; this comes from the coding sequence ATGCGCACCCGCCCGCTTGCCGCGCTGATTCTGGCGCTGGGGCTGGCCCTGTCCGGCCCGGCCCGTGCCCAGGGTGACAGCCCCGCAACGCTGGTCGCCGACCGCGTGCAGATCGCAGGCGACCGCACGCTGGTGGCGCAAGGCAATGTCGAGGTGCTGTATCGCGACACCCGGCTGCGGGCGGCATCCGTCACCTATGACCGCACGACCGGCGCGCTGGCGATTGCCGGGCCCATCGTGCTGACCGACGACAAGGGCAGCGTCGTGCTGGCCGATGCCGCGCAGCTGTCGGACGATCTGCGCGACGGCATCCTGACCTCGGCCCGGATGGTGATGGACCGCCAGATGCAGATCGCGGCGGCCGAAATGCAGCGGCTGGGCGGGCGGCATACCGTGCTGTCCAAGGCCGTCGCCTCGTCCTGCCATGTCTGCGCCGCCAATCCCACACCGCTGTGGGAAATCCGCGCGCGGCGCATCATCCACGACAGCCAGGAACGCCAGATCTATTTCGACAATGCGCAGCTGCGCCTTGCCGGGGTGCCGGTGTTCTGGCTGCCGCATCTGCGCATTCCCGACCCCACGCTGGACCGCGCCACCGGCTTTCTGATGCCGCGTCTGGTCAGCACCTCGCGCCTGGGGACGGGGGTGCAGCTGCCCTATTTCATCCGGCTGGGCCAAAGCCGCGACCTGACGCTGACACCGTTCCTGGCGTCCAAGGATGTGAAATCGCTGAGCTTCCGCTATCGGCAGGCGTTCCGGGGCGGCGAACTGGCGGTGACGGGCGCGCTTAGCAACGACCGTGTGGTGGCGGGCCAGCGCGGCTGGCTGGCGACCGAAGGCCGGTTCAACCTGCGCGGCGGGTTCGAGCTGAAATTCGCCGGCGAGATGATCAGCGATCCGGCCTATTTCCGGGATTATGGCCTGGCAGACAAGGACCGGCTGGACAGTTCGCTGGTGATCAGCCGCACGCGGGTGGACGAACATATCGGCGGGCGGCTGGCCCATGTGCATTCGATCCGCGCGGGCGACGTGAATGGCGAACTGCCGCAGCTGTCGGCCGATGTCGGCTGGATCCGCCGCCTGGCGATGCCCGGGATCGGCGGCACCGCCACGCTGGCCTTTGAAAGCCACGCCCATCGCCGGACCTCGGACATCGACGGGATCAAGGGCCGCGATGTGGCACGGGCCACGCTCTCGGCCTTCTGGCGGCGCGACTGGCTGGGGCCGGCGGGCATTCTGGCCGCGGTCGAGGCGGGCGCGACGATGGATCTGCACCGCATCGCGCAGGATTCGACCTGGTCCGGCCATGTCACCACCGTGACGCCCGCCGCGCTGGCCGAGCTGCGCTGGCCCTGGGCACGGGTGGACGGGCGCGGCAATTCCGACGTGATCGAACCCGTCGTCCAGCTGGTCTGGTCGCGGCTGGCGACCGCCAACCATGTCCCGAACGAGGACAGCACGCTGGTGGAATTCGACGAAGGCAACCTGTTCGGCTTTTCCCGCTTTTCCGGCGCCGACCGGCGCGAAGGCGGCAGCCGCGTGAACGCCGGCCTGCAATGGACCCGCGTCAGCGCCGATGGCTGGAACGTGGTCGCCAGCGCCGGCCGCGTCTACCGCCTGTCGGGCACCGGCCAGTTCACCGCCGCCTCGGGCCTGGGCGGGCGCACATCGGACTGGGTGACCGCGCTGCATCTGGCGGCGCCGAACGGCGCGCTGTTCCAGGGCCGCGCGGTGTTCGACAACCGCTTCGACCTTGCCCGCGGCGAAATGCGGCTGGCCGTGCTGCGCGACCGCTACGACCTGGCCGCCGGCTGGCTGTGGGCCGAGGCCGATGCCGCGGAAAGCCGCCTGACCGATACGTCGGAATGGGTGCTGGACGGGCGGCTGAAACTGGCCAGCGGCTGGAATGCCCGCGCCTCGACCCGGCATGATTTCCGCGCGCAGCGCACCACGGCAGCCGAACTTGGGCTGGAATTCATCAATGAATGCATGCGGGTGGATCTGACAGTGAAACGCGCCTTCACATCCTCGACCTCGGTGCAGCCCTCGACCAGCTTCGGCCTGTCGGTGGATCTGCTGGGCTTTGGCAATGCCAGCGCCGGGGGCACCGCCAGCAAGACCTGCCGCTACTAG
- a CDS encoding superoxide dismutase, which translates to MAFTLPDLPYKYNALELLGMSMETMEFHHDLHHKAYVDNGNKLIAGTEWENKSVEEIVKGTYQAGAVAQNGIFNNASQHWNHCLFWEIMGPGDDKKIPGALEKALTEAFGSVAKFKEDFAAAGAGQFGSGWAWLVKDKDGALKVTKTENGVNPLCFGQTALLGCDVWEHSYYIDFRNKRPAYLSNFLEKLVNWEAVAAKL; encoded by the coding sequence ATGGCCTTCACCCTTCCCGACCTTCCCTACAAATACAACGCCCTGGAACTGCTGGGCATGTCGATGGAAACGATGGAGTTCCACCACGACCTGCACCACAAGGCCTATGTCGACAACGGCAACAAGCTGATCGCCGGGACCGAATGGGAAAACAAGTCGGTCGAGGAGATCGTCAAGGGCACCTATCAGGCGGGCGCCGTGGCGCAGAACGGCATCTTCAACAATGCCAGCCAGCACTGGAACCACTGCCTGTTCTGGGAAATCATGGGCCCGGGCGACGACAAGAAGATCCCCGGCGCGCTGGAGAAGGCCTTGACCGAGGCGTTCGGTTCGGTCGCCAAGTTCAAGGAAGATTTCGCCGCTGCCGGTGCGGGCCAGTTCGGCTCGGGCTGGGCCTGGCTGGTCAAGGACAAGGACGGCGCGCTGAAGGTGACCAAGACCGAGAACGGCGTCAACCCGCTGTGCTTTGGCCAGACCGCGCTGCTGGGCTGCGACGTGTGGGAACATTCCTACTACATCGACTTCCGCAACAAGCGCCCGGCCTATCTGTCGAACTTCCTGGAAAAGCTGGTGAACTGGGAAGCGGTCGCCGCCAAGCTGTGA